The nucleotide sequence AACTTGTCACTGAAACATTTACCCAATCGTTTGATAAAGGGCGCTTTCGGCATTTCATTCTCAATATTCTCAACCAGATTGATGAAAATAAAAAAACGGCGGTGAATAAGCAGCACATCAAAAAAGCGTTTCGAGACCATGTGGCGCGTAGCGAACGTCTTGGAACCTACACCTCGCCCGATGGCGGCAAACTTGATGTCTTGATCGTTTCACTAACACAAGGCTCAAAACTTGAACGCGCCCGCACCGCTATCCGTAATTTTGTCGCCGACCATTTGATTCAGCGCGACAACAAAGACGCCGCCCTGGTTGCGTTTGTCTCTCCCTCAGAAGACCAGTGGCGGTTCTCTTACGTCAAGATGGAATACGCCACCGTAAAGAAAGAGTCGGGCGACATTGGCGTCGAGAAGCGCTTGACGCCCGCCAAACGCTTTTCATACATCGTGGGCGAAGGCGAGAGTTGCCACACCGCGCAGGCCCGTTTTATTCCGTTATTGTAAGACACCAAAGAAGACCCGGCGCTTGCTCAGATTGAAGAGGCATTTAGCGTCGAGGCCGTCACCAAAGAATTCTTTATGAAGTACGCCGAGCTATTTAACAAACTCAATGATGAAATTGAGAAGATCAAAAAGAAAGACAAAGCCGTCCGCGATGAATTCAAAAACAAAAATATCAAGACAGAAGACTTCTCAAAAAAACTGATGGGGCAAATCGTCTTTCTTTACTTCCTGCAAAAGAAAGGCTGGCTGGGCGTCGAAAAAGGCAAGCAATGGGGGACGGGGCCGCATAACTTCATGCGCCGCCTGGCGACTGGCGAGTATGGCACGTATAAAAACTTCTTCAATGACAGGCTCGAACCACTGTTTTATGACACCCTCGCCAGCGACCGCGGGCACGAAGCCTATTGTGAAATCTTCAAACGGCGCATCCCCTTTCTCAACGGCGGATTGTTTGAACCGCTGGGCGACTATGACTGGAAGAAGACCGACATCGTCATTCCAGACCGTTTGTTTATCAATGACGACTTTGTCGAAGAAGGGATATTCGGCACGGGCGTTTTGGATGTGTTTGACCGCTATAACTTTACCGTCAACGAAGCCGAGCCGCTCGAAAAAGAAGTGGCGATTGACCCCGAAATGTTGGGCAAGGTCTTCGAGAACCTGATCGAAGAAAACCGCCGCAAAGGCCTGGGGGCGTTTTATACGCCGCGTGAGATCGTCCACTATATGTGTCAGGAATGCCTCATCAATTATCTCGACACGGCCTTGAGCAAACAAAGCGTTGACGTTCCCCGTGAAGAGATCGAACAGTTCATACACATGGGAGAGCAAATATCCCCCTATGATTCTGATGATTTCAAAACAATACACTATAAATTACCCAAGGGTATAAAAGATAACGCCCGCCTGATTGATGAGACGCTGACCGCTATCACCGTGTGCGATCCGGCGGTAGGTTCGGGCGCGTTTCTGGTGGGGATGTTGACCGAGATCGTCAAAGCGCGGCTGTCTCTTACGCCCCATTTTAACGACGTACATGACCGCGTTGCTTATTTCTTTAAGCGTGACGCGATACAGAAATCGTTGTATGGGGTAGACATCGACGCGGGCGCGGTCGAAATCGCCAAACTGCGCCTGTGGTTCTCGCTGGTGGTTGACGAAGAAGACGTCAAGCAGATCAAGCCGCTGCCCAACCTCGACTATAAAATCGTTGAAGGCAACTCGCTGATCGGGCTGGAAACAGAAGCAAACCAGATTACCTTCATCGAAGATGACTTAAGCGAATTAGAAAAACTAAAACGTCAGGAATTTGATGAAACCAATCATAAAAAGAAACTTGATTTGAAGAAGAAGATTAACGATGAATTAGACATACTAACCAATGGTAAAAGAATATTCGACTATTCCATTTACTTTTCAGAAGTCGTGCAGGGGCAATACGGGTTTGACGTCATCATCGGCAATCCTCCTTATGTTCGTCAAGAAAAAATTAAGGAATACAAACCCCAACTGAAAAAGCAATTTAATTGCTATACTGGCGTTGC is from Candidatus Hinthialibacter antarcticus and encodes:
- a CDS encoding TaqI-like C-terminal specificity domain-containing protein — its product is MKYAELFNKLNDEIEKIKKKDKAVRDEFKNKNIKTEDFSKKLMGQIVFLYFLQKKGWLGVEKGKQWGTGPHNFMRRLATGEYGTYKNFFNDRLEPLFYDTLASDRGHEAYCEIFKRRIPFLNGGLFEPLGDYDWKKTDIVIPDRLFINDDFVEEGIFGTGVLDVFDRYNFTVNEAEPLEKEVAIDPEMLGKVFENLIEENRRKGLGAFYTPREIVHYMCQECLINYLDTALSKQSVDVPREEIEQFIHMGEQISPYDSDDFKTIHYKLPKGIKDNARLIDETLTAITVCDPAVGSGAFLVGMLTEIVKARLSLTPHFNDVHDRVAYFFKRDAIQKSLYGVDIDAGAVEIAKLRLWFSLVVDEEDVKQIKPLPNLDYKIVEGNSLIGLETEANQITFIEDDLSELEKLKRQEFDETNHKKKLDLKKKINDELDILTNGKRIFDYSIYFSEVVQGQYGFDVIIGNPPYVRQEKIKEYKPQLKKQFNCYTGVADIYVYFYEKGYNLLRKNGVLAFITSNKYMRAGYGEKLREFLADKAQILQLIDFGDAPVFEATAYPSIIVLKKEKTREQVKALNWERERPVSEFESVVHTNTFFIEQRKLTPDGWRIESPFAIKLFDKIRAAGQPLGEYVNGKFYRGILTGLNEAFVVDRATRDALIAEHPSSEDVLKPFLRGRDVKRWCVDSKDLWLIYIPWHFPLHLKSNIKGASEEAEKAFKKQYPAIYRYLLNFKDKLAARNQAETGIRYEWYACQRWGAEYWREFEKPKIIYPDIAKKPEFSYDPDGYLLANTLYLIPSDTTVLSGFLNSKVLFWYYTKLSSQIRGDFVRFIAQYVSQLPISTTNDTKQIEKRVTKILDIKEDNPVADVTELEQEINELVYKLYGLTKGEIKYIEESV